A single region of the Maylandia zebra isolate NMK-2024a linkage group LG17, Mzebra_GT3a, whole genome shotgun sequence genome encodes:
- the eps8a gene encoding epidermal growth factor receptor kinase substrate 8a isoform X4 → MNGYEPPALASGVFGSYSSPINGHDAPSPEPAMHKAKTSAKALYEQRKHYTKTSINSLTDTSQYHVEHLTTFVLDRKDGMITVDDGIRRLRLLDAKGKVWTQEMLLQVEEKMVSLIDLGTKNELENFQIGSIQHCQAVMNACSYDSILALICKEPGQVKPDLHLFQCDEIKANLIQADVESAMMDAKGSKVKKRPETLKMILKSDGIIPPPPSAPAPQPPPSPDLVDVKSRAAAWSAWTNEQYEADDRRLSQDNGPVEMTAARVDRDVQILNHILDDIEFFVTKLQKAAEAFGELSKRKKNKKGKKKSPGEGVLTLRSKPPSEDEFVDCLQKFKHAFNQLGKLKDHIQNPSAVELVHFLFTPLKMVIQASGSVDLARSVVIPLLTRDAIDFLHASGTAEERHLWVALGDGWTKSRLEWPKDHYFPPCVLRFRDGWEPPALPATTPSREQELAQLAESLANANLQRPEDPRPWVAQEVALQRFSPADGYAFTNTSYKRMQILDQDTAVAAFKHAASRRVDRGFDADGRGQPKMFAKSKYDFVGRNNTELSVLKDEVVEVLDDRKQWWKVRNGCGATGYVPNNILEITKAVDMTSRGEPIYSHTVQLMMPRREFELFKQLLGELNEKQTTRTEFVPSQPVATPMPPAPAPVPPAPAPARVPTPPLPPPAAEPTKLAAGSSTVSRQNSNASSDMGSVAMREQNSQKPAVAAGSRRKSNMEEVQDELMHRLTLGRSAQKKFQGPARSGSTPSVSITYDSTPEEVKAWLEAKGFSPVTITSLGVLTGAQLFSLNKEELRTVCPDDGARVFSQVTVQKAALEVFF, encoded by the exons ATGAACGGATACGAACCTCCAGCTCTCGCCTCGGGCGTCTTCGGCTCCTACAGCTCGCCCATCAA CGGCCATGATGCTCCATCTCCAGAGCCTGCAATGCACAAAGCCAAGACCAGTGCCAAAGCTCTTTACG AACAAAGGAAACATTACACCAAAACCAGCATCAACAGCCTGACAGACACATCGCAGTATCATGTGGAG CACCTGACCACGTTTGTGCTGGACCGCAAAGACGGGATGATCACGGTGGATGACGGCATCAGACGCCTCCGTCTGCTCGATGCTAAAGGGAAAGTGTGGACACAGGAGATGCTGCTGCAGGTGGAGGAGAAGATGGTGAGCCTCATTGACTTAGGAACAAAG AACGAGCTGGAGAACTTCCAGATTGGCTCGATCCAGCACTGCCAGGCCGTGATGAACGCCTGCAGCTACGACTCCATCCTGGCTCTGATCTGCAAAGAGCCGGGTCAGGTCAAACCCGACCTCCACCTGTTCCAGTGCGACGAAATCAAA GCAAATCTGATCCAAGCTGACGTAGAAAGTGCCATGATGGATGCCAAAGGAAGCAAAGTGAAAAAACGGCCGGAGACCCTGAA GATGATCCTGAAGAGCGATGGCATTATCCCCCCTCCCCCTTCCGCTCCTGCCCCCCAGCCGCCACCGTCACCTGATCTGGTGGACGTAAAGAGTCGTGCAGCAGCCTGGTCGGCATGGACCAATGAGCAGTACGAGG CAGACGATAGACGGCTGTCGCAGGACAATGGGCCGGTGGAGATGACGGCAGCTCGCGTAGATCGCGATGTG CAAATCCTGAACCACATCCTGGATGACATTGAGTTTTTCGTCACCAAACTTCAGAAGGCTGCCGAGGCCTTCGGTGAGCTCTccaagaggaagaagaacaagaagggCAAGAAGAAAAGCCCCGGAG agggcgtcCTGACGCTGCGCTCCAAACCTCCGAGCGAAGACGAGTTTGTCGACTGTCTGCAGAAGTTCAAGCATGCCTTCAACCAGCTG GGGAAGCTGAAGGACCACATCCAAAACCCGAGTGCCGTGGAGCTGGTCCACTTCCTGTTCACACCACTAAAGATG GTGATCCAGGCTTCGGGCAGCGTTGATCTGGCTCGTAGCGTTGTCATTCCTCTGCTGACCAGAGACGCCATCGACTTCCTTCACGCCTCGGGGACGGCGGAGGAGAGACACTTGTGGGTTGCCCTGGGAGACGGATGGACAAAGAGCAG GCTGGAGTGGCCGAAGGACCACTACTTCCCGCCGTGTGTTCTGAGGTTTCGTGATGGTTGGGAACCACCTGCGTTGCCGGCGACAACCCCGAGTCGTGAGCAGGAGCTCGCTCAGCTTGCTGAAAGCCTCGCCAACGCCAACCTGCAGAGACCGGAGGACCCAAGGCCGTGGGTGGCTCAGGAG GTGGCGCTGCAGAGGTTCTCCCCTGCTGACGGGTATGCCTTCACCAACACCTCCTACAAACGCATGCAGATCCTGGATCAGGACACGGCCGTGGCTGCTTTCAAACACGCCGCCAGCCGCCGTGTAGACCG AGGCTTCGACGCTGATGGCAGAGGGCAGCCCAAAATGTTTGCCAAATCGAAGTACGACTTTGTGGGGAGGAACAACACAGAGCTGTCGGTGCTTAAAGACGAGGTGGTTGAG GTGCTGGACGACAGGAAGCAGTGGTGGAAGGTTCGTAACGGCTGCGGTGCAACGGGCTACGTGCCAAACAACATCCTGGAGATCACCAAAGCGGTGGACATGACCAGCCGAGGAGAGCCCATCTACAGCCACACCGTCCAG CTTATGATGCCAAGGAGGGAGTTTGAGTTGTTCAAG CAATTACTGGGAGAGCTTAACGAG AAACAGACCACAAGGACAGAGTTTGTCCCCAGCCAACCCGTTGCCACGCCAATGCCCCCAGCCCCCGCACCGGTTCCTCCTGCTCCAGCCCCCGCCAGGGTCCCCACGCCGCCACTGCCTCCTCCGGCCGCCGAGCCCACAAAGCTGGCCGCCggcagcagcacagtcagcCGACAGAACAGCAACGCGTCCAGCGACATGGGCAGTGTCGCCATGAGGGAGCAAAACAGCCAGAAACCTGCTGTTGCCGCTGGCAGCC GAAGGAAGTCGAACATGGAGGAGGTCCAGGACGAGCTGATGCACAGGCTGACGCTCGGTCGCAGCGCCCAGAAGAAGTTTCAGGGTCCCGCCCGCAGTGGCAGCACGCCGTCGGTCAGCATCACGTATGACTCGACACCAGAAGAGGTCAAAGCATGGTTGGAGGCCAAAGGCTTCAGCCCCGT caccaTCACCAGCCTCGGCGTGCTCACTGGCGCTCAGCTCTTCTCGCTCAACAAGGAGGAGCTGAGGACGGTTTGTCCTGACGACGGCGCCCGAGTCTTCAGTCAGGTCACCGTGCAGAAGGCGGCGCTCGAG GTTTTCTTCTGA
- the eps8a gene encoding epidermal growth factor receptor kinase substrate 8a isoform X5: MNGYEPPALASGVFGSYSSPINGHDAPSPEPAMHKAKTSAKALYEQRKHYTKTSINSLTDTSQYHVEHLTTFVLDRKDGMITVDDGIRRLRLLDAKGKVWTQEMLLQVEEKMVSLIDLGTKNELENFQIGSIQHCQAVMNACSYDSILALICKEPGQVKPDLHLFQCDEIKANLIQADVESAMMDAKGSKVKKRPETLKMILKSDGIIPPPPSAPAPQPPPSPDLVDVKSRAAAWSAWTNEQYEADDRRLSQDNGPVEMTAARVDRDVQILNHILDDIEFFVTKLQKAAEAFGELSKRKKNKKGKKKSPGEGVLTLRSKPPSEDEFVDCLQKFKHAFNQLGKLKDHIQNPSAVELVHFLFTPLKMVIQASGSVDLARSVVIPLLTRDAIDFLHASGTAEERHLWVALGDGWTKSRLEWPKDHYFPPCVLRFRDGWEPPALPATTPSREQELAQLAESLANANLQRPEDPRPWVAQEVALQRFSPADGGFDADGRGQPKMFAKSKYDFVGRNNTELSVLKDEVVEVLDDRKQWWKVRNGCGATGYVPNNILEITKAVDMTSRGEPIYSHTVQLMMPRREFELFKQLLGELNEKQTTRTEFVPSQPVATPMPPAPAPVPPAPAPARVPTPPLPPPAAEPTKLAAGSSTVSRQNSNASSDMGSVAMREQNSQKPAVAAGSRRKSNMEEVQDELMHRLTLGRSAQKKFQGPARSGSTPSVSITYDSTPEEVKAWLEAKGFSPVTITSLGVLTGAQLFSLNKEELRTVCPDDGARVFSQVTVQKAALEKSAGSELQEIMRRRQEKLAASTCDSGVESFDEGGAH; this comes from the exons ATGAACGGATACGAACCTCCAGCTCTCGCCTCGGGCGTCTTCGGCTCCTACAGCTCGCCCATCAA CGGCCATGATGCTCCATCTCCAGAGCCTGCAATGCACAAAGCCAAGACCAGTGCCAAAGCTCTTTACG AACAAAGGAAACATTACACCAAAACCAGCATCAACAGCCTGACAGACACATCGCAGTATCATGTGGAG CACCTGACCACGTTTGTGCTGGACCGCAAAGACGGGATGATCACGGTGGATGACGGCATCAGACGCCTCCGTCTGCTCGATGCTAAAGGGAAAGTGTGGACACAGGAGATGCTGCTGCAGGTGGAGGAGAAGATGGTGAGCCTCATTGACTTAGGAACAAAG AACGAGCTGGAGAACTTCCAGATTGGCTCGATCCAGCACTGCCAGGCCGTGATGAACGCCTGCAGCTACGACTCCATCCTGGCTCTGATCTGCAAAGAGCCGGGTCAGGTCAAACCCGACCTCCACCTGTTCCAGTGCGACGAAATCAAA GCAAATCTGATCCAAGCTGACGTAGAAAGTGCCATGATGGATGCCAAAGGAAGCAAAGTGAAAAAACGGCCGGAGACCCTGAA GATGATCCTGAAGAGCGATGGCATTATCCCCCCTCCCCCTTCCGCTCCTGCCCCCCAGCCGCCACCGTCACCTGATCTGGTGGACGTAAAGAGTCGTGCAGCAGCCTGGTCGGCATGGACCAATGAGCAGTACGAGG CAGACGATAGACGGCTGTCGCAGGACAATGGGCCGGTGGAGATGACGGCAGCTCGCGTAGATCGCGATGTG CAAATCCTGAACCACATCCTGGATGACATTGAGTTTTTCGTCACCAAACTTCAGAAGGCTGCCGAGGCCTTCGGTGAGCTCTccaagaggaagaagaacaagaagggCAAGAAGAAAAGCCCCGGAG agggcgtcCTGACGCTGCGCTCCAAACCTCCGAGCGAAGACGAGTTTGTCGACTGTCTGCAGAAGTTCAAGCATGCCTTCAACCAGCTG GGGAAGCTGAAGGACCACATCCAAAACCCGAGTGCCGTGGAGCTGGTCCACTTCCTGTTCACACCACTAAAGATG GTGATCCAGGCTTCGGGCAGCGTTGATCTGGCTCGTAGCGTTGTCATTCCTCTGCTGACCAGAGACGCCATCGACTTCCTTCACGCCTCGGGGACGGCGGAGGAGAGACACTTGTGGGTTGCCCTGGGAGACGGATGGACAAAGAGCAG GCTGGAGTGGCCGAAGGACCACTACTTCCCGCCGTGTGTTCTGAGGTTTCGTGATGGTTGGGAACCACCTGCGTTGCCGGCGACAACCCCGAGTCGTGAGCAGGAGCTCGCTCAGCTTGCTGAAAGCCTCGCCAACGCCAACCTGCAGAGACCGGAGGACCCAAGGCCGTGGGTGGCTCAGGAG GTGGCGCTGCAGAGGTTCTCCCCTGCTGACGG AGGCTTCGACGCTGATGGCAGAGGGCAGCCCAAAATGTTTGCCAAATCGAAGTACGACTTTGTGGGGAGGAACAACACAGAGCTGTCGGTGCTTAAAGACGAGGTGGTTGAG GTGCTGGACGACAGGAAGCAGTGGTGGAAGGTTCGTAACGGCTGCGGTGCAACGGGCTACGTGCCAAACAACATCCTGGAGATCACCAAAGCGGTGGACATGACCAGCCGAGGAGAGCCCATCTACAGCCACACCGTCCAG CTTATGATGCCAAGGAGGGAGTTTGAGTTGTTCAAG CAATTACTGGGAGAGCTTAACGAG AAACAGACCACAAGGACAGAGTTTGTCCCCAGCCAACCCGTTGCCACGCCAATGCCCCCAGCCCCCGCACCGGTTCCTCCTGCTCCAGCCCCCGCCAGGGTCCCCACGCCGCCACTGCCTCCTCCGGCCGCCGAGCCCACAAAGCTGGCCGCCggcagcagcacagtcagcCGACAGAACAGCAACGCGTCCAGCGACATGGGCAGTGTCGCCATGAGGGAGCAAAACAGCCAGAAACCTGCTGTTGCCGCTGGCAGCC GAAGGAAGTCGAACATGGAGGAGGTCCAGGACGAGCTGATGCACAGGCTGACGCTCGGTCGCAGCGCCCAGAAGAAGTTTCAGGGTCCCGCCCGCAGTGGCAGCACGCCGTCGGTCAGCATCACGTATGACTCGACACCAGAAGAGGTCAAAGCATGGTTGGAGGCCAAAGGCTTCAGCCCCGT caccaTCACCAGCCTCGGCGTGCTCACTGGCGCTCAGCTCTTCTCGCTCAACAAGGAGGAGCTGAGGACGGTTTGTCCTGACGACGGCGCCCGAGTCTTCAGTCAGGTCACCGTGCAGAAGGCGGCGCTCGAG AAGAGTGCAGGCTCCGAGCTGCAGGAGATCATGAGGAGGCGGCAGGAGAAACTGGCAGCCAGCACCTGTGATTCAGGGGTGGAGTCTTTCGATGAAGGCGGCGCCCACTGA
- the eps8a gene encoding epidermal growth factor receptor kinase substrate 8a isoform X1, with amino-acid sequence MNGYEPPALASGVFGSYSSPINGHDAPSPEPAMHKAKTSAKALYEQRKHYTKTSINSLTDTSQYHVEHLTTFVLDRKDGMITVDDGIRRLRLLDAKGKVWTQEMLLQVEEKMVSLIDLGTKNELENFQIGSIQHCQAVMNACSYDSILALICKEPGQVKPDLHLFQCDEIKANLIQADVESAMMDAKGSKVKKRPETLKMILKSDGIIPPPPSAPAPQPPPSPDLVDVKSRAAAWSAWTNEQYEADDRRLSQDNGPVEMTAARVDRDVQILNHILDDIEFFVTKLQKAAEAFGELSKRKKNKKGKKKSPGEGVLTLRSKPPSEDEFVDCLQKFKHAFNQLGKLKDHIQNPSAVELVHFLFTPLKMVIQASGSVDLARSVVIPLLTRDAIDFLHASGTAEERHLWVALGDGWTKSRLEWPKDHYFPPCVLRFRDGWEPPALPATTPSREQELAQLAESLANANLQRPEDPRPWVAQEVALQRFSPADGYAFTNTSYKRMQILDQDTAVAAFKHAASRRVDRGFDADGRGQPKMFAKSKYDFVGRNNTELSVLKDEVVEVLDDRKQWWKVRNGCGATGYVPNNILEITKAVDMTSRGEPIYSHTVQLMMPRREFELFKQLLGELNEKQTTRTEFVPSQPVATPMPPAPAPVPPAPAPARVPTPPLPPPAAEPTKLAAGSSTVSRQNSNASSDMGSVAMREQNSQKPAVAAGSRRKSNMEEVQDELMHRLTLGRSAQKKFQGPARSGSTPSVSITYDSTPEEVKAWLEAKGFSPVTITSLGVLTGAQLFSLNKEELRTVCPDDGARVFSQVTVQKAALEKSAGSELQEIMRRRQEKLAASTCDSGVESFDEGGAH; translated from the exons ATGAACGGATACGAACCTCCAGCTCTCGCCTCGGGCGTCTTCGGCTCCTACAGCTCGCCCATCAA CGGCCATGATGCTCCATCTCCAGAGCCTGCAATGCACAAAGCCAAGACCAGTGCCAAAGCTCTTTACG AACAAAGGAAACATTACACCAAAACCAGCATCAACAGCCTGACAGACACATCGCAGTATCATGTGGAG CACCTGACCACGTTTGTGCTGGACCGCAAAGACGGGATGATCACGGTGGATGACGGCATCAGACGCCTCCGTCTGCTCGATGCTAAAGGGAAAGTGTGGACACAGGAGATGCTGCTGCAGGTGGAGGAGAAGATGGTGAGCCTCATTGACTTAGGAACAAAG AACGAGCTGGAGAACTTCCAGATTGGCTCGATCCAGCACTGCCAGGCCGTGATGAACGCCTGCAGCTACGACTCCATCCTGGCTCTGATCTGCAAAGAGCCGGGTCAGGTCAAACCCGACCTCCACCTGTTCCAGTGCGACGAAATCAAA GCAAATCTGATCCAAGCTGACGTAGAAAGTGCCATGATGGATGCCAAAGGAAGCAAAGTGAAAAAACGGCCGGAGACCCTGAA GATGATCCTGAAGAGCGATGGCATTATCCCCCCTCCCCCTTCCGCTCCTGCCCCCCAGCCGCCACCGTCACCTGATCTGGTGGACGTAAAGAGTCGTGCAGCAGCCTGGTCGGCATGGACCAATGAGCAGTACGAGG CAGACGATAGACGGCTGTCGCAGGACAATGGGCCGGTGGAGATGACGGCAGCTCGCGTAGATCGCGATGTG CAAATCCTGAACCACATCCTGGATGACATTGAGTTTTTCGTCACCAAACTTCAGAAGGCTGCCGAGGCCTTCGGTGAGCTCTccaagaggaagaagaacaagaagggCAAGAAGAAAAGCCCCGGAG agggcgtcCTGACGCTGCGCTCCAAACCTCCGAGCGAAGACGAGTTTGTCGACTGTCTGCAGAAGTTCAAGCATGCCTTCAACCAGCTG GGGAAGCTGAAGGACCACATCCAAAACCCGAGTGCCGTGGAGCTGGTCCACTTCCTGTTCACACCACTAAAGATG GTGATCCAGGCTTCGGGCAGCGTTGATCTGGCTCGTAGCGTTGTCATTCCTCTGCTGACCAGAGACGCCATCGACTTCCTTCACGCCTCGGGGACGGCGGAGGAGAGACACTTGTGGGTTGCCCTGGGAGACGGATGGACAAAGAGCAG GCTGGAGTGGCCGAAGGACCACTACTTCCCGCCGTGTGTTCTGAGGTTTCGTGATGGTTGGGAACCACCTGCGTTGCCGGCGACAACCCCGAGTCGTGAGCAGGAGCTCGCTCAGCTTGCTGAAAGCCTCGCCAACGCCAACCTGCAGAGACCGGAGGACCCAAGGCCGTGGGTGGCTCAGGAG GTGGCGCTGCAGAGGTTCTCCCCTGCTGACGGGTATGCCTTCACCAACACCTCCTACAAACGCATGCAGATCCTGGATCAGGACACGGCCGTGGCTGCTTTCAAACACGCCGCCAGCCGCCGTGTAGACCG AGGCTTCGACGCTGATGGCAGAGGGCAGCCCAAAATGTTTGCCAAATCGAAGTACGACTTTGTGGGGAGGAACAACACAGAGCTGTCGGTGCTTAAAGACGAGGTGGTTGAG GTGCTGGACGACAGGAAGCAGTGGTGGAAGGTTCGTAACGGCTGCGGTGCAACGGGCTACGTGCCAAACAACATCCTGGAGATCACCAAAGCGGTGGACATGACCAGCCGAGGAGAGCCCATCTACAGCCACACCGTCCAG CTTATGATGCCAAGGAGGGAGTTTGAGTTGTTCAAG CAATTACTGGGAGAGCTTAACGAG AAACAGACCACAAGGACAGAGTTTGTCCCCAGCCAACCCGTTGCCACGCCAATGCCCCCAGCCCCCGCACCGGTTCCTCCTGCTCCAGCCCCCGCCAGGGTCCCCACGCCGCCACTGCCTCCTCCGGCCGCCGAGCCCACAAAGCTGGCCGCCggcagcagcacagtcagcCGACAGAACAGCAACGCGTCCAGCGACATGGGCAGTGTCGCCATGAGGGAGCAAAACAGCCAGAAACCTGCTGTTGCCGCTGGCAGCC GAAGGAAGTCGAACATGGAGGAGGTCCAGGACGAGCTGATGCACAGGCTGACGCTCGGTCGCAGCGCCCAGAAGAAGTTTCAGGGTCCCGCCCGCAGTGGCAGCACGCCGTCGGTCAGCATCACGTATGACTCGACACCAGAAGAGGTCAAAGCATGGTTGGAGGCCAAAGGCTTCAGCCCCGT caccaTCACCAGCCTCGGCGTGCTCACTGGCGCTCAGCTCTTCTCGCTCAACAAGGAGGAGCTGAGGACGGTTTGTCCTGACGACGGCGCCCGAGTCTTCAGTCAGGTCACCGTGCAGAAGGCGGCGCTCGAG AAGAGTGCAGGCTCCGAGCTGCAGGAGATCATGAGGAGGCGGCAGGAGAAACTGGCAGCCAGCACCTGTGATTCAGGGGTGGAGTCTTTCGATGAAGGCGGCGCCCACTGA
- the eps8a gene encoding epidermal growth factor receptor kinase substrate 8a isoform X6, translating to MNGYEPPALASGVFGSYSSPINGHDAPSPEPAMHKAKTSAKALYEQRKHYTKTSINSLTDTSQYHVEHLTTFVLDRKDGMITVDDGIRRLRLLDAKGKVWTQEMLLQVEEKMVSLIDLGTKNELENFQIGSIQHCQAVMNACSYDSILALICKEPGQVKPDLHLFQCDEIKANLIQADVESAMMDAKGSKVKKRPETLKMILKSDGIIPPPPSAPAPQPPPSPDLVDVKSRAAAWSAWTNEQYEADDRRLSQDNGPVEMTAARVDRDVQILNHILDDIEFFVTKLQKAAEAFGELSKRKKNKKGKKKSPGEGVLTLRSKPPSEDEFVDCLQKFKHAFNQLGKLKDHIQNPSAVELVHFLFTPLKMVIQASGSVDLARSVVIPLLTRDAIDFLHASGTAEERHLWVALGDGWTKSRLEWPKDHYFPPCVLRFRDGWEPPALPATTPSREQELAQLAESLANANLQRPEDPRPWVAQEVALQRFSPADGGFDADGRGQPKMFAKSKYDFVGRNNTELSVLKDEVVEVLDDRKQWWKVRNGCGATGYVPNNILEITKAVDMTSRGEPIYSHTVQKQTTRTEFVPSQPVATPMPPAPAPVPPAPAPARVPTPPLPPPAAEPTKLAAGSSTVSRQNSNASSDMGSVAMREQNSQKPAVAAGSRRKSNMEEVQDELMHRLTLGRSAQKKFQGPARSGSTPSVSITYDSTPEEVKAWLEAKGFSPVTITSLGVLTGAQLFSLNKEELRTVCPDDGARVFSQVTVQKAALEKSAGSELQEIMRRRQEKLAASTCDSGVESFDEGGAH from the exons ATGAACGGATACGAACCTCCAGCTCTCGCCTCGGGCGTCTTCGGCTCCTACAGCTCGCCCATCAA CGGCCATGATGCTCCATCTCCAGAGCCTGCAATGCACAAAGCCAAGACCAGTGCCAAAGCTCTTTACG AACAAAGGAAACATTACACCAAAACCAGCATCAACAGCCTGACAGACACATCGCAGTATCATGTGGAG CACCTGACCACGTTTGTGCTGGACCGCAAAGACGGGATGATCACGGTGGATGACGGCATCAGACGCCTCCGTCTGCTCGATGCTAAAGGGAAAGTGTGGACACAGGAGATGCTGCTGCAGGTGGAGGAGAAGATGGTGAGCCTCATTGACTTAGGAACAAAG AACGAGCTGGAGAACTTCCAGATTGGCTCGATCCAGCACTGCCAGGCCGTGATGAACGCCTGCAGCTACGACTCCATCCTGGCTCTGATCTGCAAAGAGCCGGGTCAGGTCAAACCCGACCTCCACCTGTTCCAGTGCGACGAAATCAAA GCAAATCTGATCCAAGCTGACGTAGAAAGTGCCATGATGGATGCCAAAGGAAGCAAAGTGAAAAAACGGCCGGAGACCCTGAA GATGATCCTGAAGAGCGATGGCATTATCCCCCCTCCCCCTTCCGCTCCTGCCCCCCAGCCGCCACCGTCACCTGATCTGGTGGACGTAAAGAGTCGTGCAGCAGCCTGGTCGGCATGGACCAATGAGCAGTACGAGG CAGACGATAGACGGCTGTCGCAGGACAATGGGCCGGTGGAGATGACGGCAGCTCGCGTAGATCGCGATGTG CAAATCCTGAACCACATCCTGGATGACATTGAGTTTTTCGTCACCAAACTTCAGAAGGCTGCCGAGGCCTTCGGTGAGCTCTccaagaggaagaagaacaagaagggCAAGAAGAAAAGCCCCGGAG agggcgtcCTGACGCTGCGCTCCAAACCTCCGAGCGAAGACGAGTTTGTCGACTGTCTGCAGAAGTTCAAGCATGCCTTCAACCAGCTG GGGAAGCTGAAGGACCACATCCAAAACCCGAGTGCCGTGGAGCTGGTCCACTTCCTGTTCACACCACTAAAGATG GTGATCCAGGCTTCGGGCAGCGTTGATCTGGCTCGTAGCGTTGTCATTCCTCTGCTGACCAGAGACGCCATCGACTTCCTTCACGCCTCGGGGACGGCGGAGGAGAGACACTTGTGGGTTGCCCTGGGAGACGGATGGACAAAGAGCAG GCTGGAGTGGCCGAAGGACCACTACTTCCCGCCGTGTGTTCTGAGGTTTCGTGATGGTTGGGAACCACCTGCGTTGCCGGCGACAACCCCGAGTCGTGAGCAGGAGCTCGCTCAGCTTGCTGAAAGCCTCGCCAACGCCAACCTGCAGAGACCGGAGGACCCAAGGCCGTGGGTGGCTCAGGAG GTGGCGCTGCAGAGGTTCTCCCCTGCTGACGG AGGCTTCGACGCTGATGGCAGAGGGCAGCCCAAAATGTTTGCCAAATCGAAGTACGACTTTGTGGGGAGGAACAACACAGAGCTGTCGGTGCTTAAAGACGAGGTGGTTGAG GTGCTGGACGACAGGAAGCAGTGGTGGAAGGTTCGTAACGGCTGCGGTGCAACGGGCTACGTGCCAAACAACATCCTGGAGATCACCAAAGCGGTGGACATGACCAGCCGAGGAGAGCCCATCTACAGCCACACCGTCCAG AAACAGACCACAAGGACAGAGTTTGTCCCCAGCCAACCCGTTGCCACGCCAATGCCCCCAGCCCCCGCACCGGTTCCTCCTGCTCCAGCCCCCGCCAGGGTCCCCACGCCGCCACTGCCTCCTCCGGCCGCCGAGCCCACAAAGCTGGCCGCCggcagcagcacagtcagcCGACAGAACAGCAACGCGTCCAGCGACATGGGCAGTGTCGCCATGAGGGAGCAAAACAGCCAGAAACCTGCTGTTGCCGCTGGCAGCC GAAGGAAGTCGAACATGGAGGAGGTCCAGGACGAGCTGATGCACAGGCTGACGCTCGGTCGCAGCGCCCAGAAGAAGTTTCAGGGTCCCGCCCGCAGTGGCAGCACGCCGTCGGTCAGCATCACGTATGACTCGACACCAGAAGAGGTCAAAGCATGGTTGGAGGCCAAAGGCTTCAGCCCCGT caccaTCACCAGCCTCGGCGTGCTCACTGGCGCTCAGCTCTTCTCGCTCAACAAGGAGGAGCTGAGGACGGTTTGTCCTGACGACGGCGCCCGAGTCTTCAGTCAGGTCACCGTGCAGAAGGCGGCGCTCGAG AAGAGTGCAGGCTCCGAGCTGCAGGAGATCATGAGGAGGCGGCAGGAGAAACTGGCAGCCAGCACCTGTGATTCAGGGGTGGAGTCTTTCGATGAAGGCGGCGCCCACTGA